The proteins below come from a single Nocardioides eburneiflavus genomic window:
- the hemE gene encoding uroporphyrinogen decarboxylase has translation MTDAVRTPHPGLAESPFLRAARGEQPSHTPVWFMRQAGRSLPEYLEVRKGIGMLESCMDADLVTEITLQPVRRYGVDAAIFFSDIVLPLKAVGVDLDIKPGVGPVVASPVRTLADVEAIPDLAPEHVPYISQAVRQLVAELGATPLIGFAGAPFTVASYLVEGGPSKEHAKTKAMMFGAPDVWDALMRKIAGIAAAYLRIQVEAGASAVQLFDSWAGALTPADYRASVMPHSERVLAEAGGLGVPRIHFGVGTTNLLGLMGEAGADVVGVDWRTPLDQAIPLVGDRAVQGNLDPTLVFAPTEVMTARAAEVIEAGRRAKGHVFNLGHGVIPSTDPGQLTALTEFVQAYRPLTS, from the coding sequence GTGACCGACGCCGTACGCACGCCCCACCCCGGCCTGGCCGAGAGCCCCTTCCTCCGTGCGGCCCGCGGTGAGCAGCCCTCGCACACGCCCGTGTGGTTCATGCGGCAGGCGGGGCGCTCGCTCCCGGAGTACCTCGAGGTGCGCAAGGGCATCGGGATGCTCGAGTCCTGCATGGACGCCGACCTCGTGACCGAGATCACCCTCCAGCCGGTCCGTCGCTACGGGGTCGACGCGGCGATCTTCTTCTCCGACATCGTGCTGCCGCTCAAGGCCGTCGGCGTCGACCTCGACATCAAGCCGGGCGTCGGCCCCGTCGTCGCCTCGCCCGTACGCACCCTCGCGGACGTCGAGGCGATCCCGGACCTCGCCCCCGAGCACGTCCCCTACATCTCCCAGGCCGTGCGCCAGCTCGTCGCCGAGCTCGGCGCCACGCCCCTCATCGGCTTCGCCGGGGCGCCCTTCACGGTCGCGTCCTACCTCGTCGAGGGCGGACCGTCCAAGGAGCACGCGAAGACCAAGGCGATGATGTTCGGCGCGCCCGACGTCTGGGACGCGCTGATGCGCAAGATCGCGGGCATCGCCGCGGCCTACCTCCGCATCCAGGTCGAGGCAGGCGCCTCGGCCGTGCAGCTCTTCGACTCGTGGGCGGGCGCCCTGACCCCGGCCGACTACCGCGCCTCGGTCATGCCGCACTCGGAGCGGGTGCTCGCCGAGGCCGGTGGGCTCGGCGTGCCGCGGATCCACTTCGGCGTCGGCACCACCAACCTCCTCGGCCTGATGGGCGAGGCCGGGGCCGACGTGGTCGGCGTCGACTGGCGTACGCCGCTCGACCAGGCGATCCCGCTGGTGGGCGACCGGGCCGTGCAGGGCAACCTCGACCCCACGCTCGTCTTCGCGCCGACCGAGGTGATGACCGCACGCGCGGCCGAGGTCATCGAGGCCGGCCGTCGCGCCAAGGGGCACGTCTTCAACCTCGGCCACGGCGTCATCCCGTCGACGGACCCCGGTCAGCTCACGGCGCTGACCGAGTTCGTGCAGGCGTACCGACCGCTGACGTCGTAG
- a CDS encoding HRDC domain-containing protein, giving the protein MPDSPDTSRTEAETGTEPDVTGPAAEAAPDVEAAPAPLLELRDGLPEVVDTDAGLLEACAALAEATGPVAIDAERASGYRYSNRAYLIQLRREGAGTWLVDPIGMSTLAPLQDALAGSEWILHAATQDLPCLREVGLTPTSLFDTELAGRLLGYPRVGLATLVETVLGQRMRKEHSAADWSTRPLPESWLEYAALDVEVLLELREHMVTELEKAGKAEWARQEFDHLLGFEPAVRVDAWRRTSGVHRLRGRRALGAAKALWEARDAIAAERDVTPGRILPDSAIVVAATVMPTDRRALLSTPGFHGRGAGRYASTWVDALQRVREMPEDELPTRAPRGDGPPHPRTWADREPVADRRFKSARESMLNLAEEHQLPVENLLTPDFLRRLMWAPPATREPAELAQAVREQLASYGARPWQAELVTGALVGAILGAERE; this is encoded by the coding sequence ATGCCCGACTCCCCGGACACCTCCCGCACAGAGGCCGAGACCGGCACTGAGCCCGACGTCACCGGGCCCGCCGCCGAGGCCGCGCCCGACGTCGAGGCCGCACCGGCTCCCCTGCTCGAGCTGCGCGACGGCCTTCCGGAGGTCGTCGACACCGACGCCGGGCTCCTCGAGGCGTGCGCGGCCCTCGCCGAGGCGACCGGACCGGTCGCCATCGACGCCGAGCGCGCCTCCGGCTACCGCTACTCCAACCGCGCCTACCTGATCCAGCTGCGCCGCGAAGGAGCCGGCACCTGGCTGGTCGACCCCATCGGGATGTCCACCCTCGCCCCGCTGCAGGACGCCCTCGCCGGCTCCGAGTGGATCCTCCACGCCGCCACCCAGGACCTGCCGTGCCTGCGCGAGGTCGGCCTGACCCCGACCAGCCTCTTCGACACCGAGCTCGCCGGACGCCTCCTCGGCTACCCCCGCGTCGGTCTCGCCACCCTGGTCGAGACCGTGCTGGGGCAGCGGATGCGCAAGGAGCACTCCGCCGCCGACTGGTCGACACGCCCGCTGCCCGAGTCGTGGCTCGAGTACGCCGCGCTCGACGTCGAGGTGCTCCTCGAGCTGCGCGAGCACATGGTCACGGAGCTCGAGAAGGCCGGCAAGGCCGAGTGGGCACGCCAGGAGTTCGACCACCTGCTCGGCTTCGAGCCGGCCGTGCGCGTCGACGCGTGGCGGCGTACGTCGGGCGTGCACCGGCTGCGTGGGCGTCGCGCCCTCGGGGCCGCGAAGGCGCTGTGGGAGGCGCGCGACGCCATCGCCGCGGAGCGTGACGTCACGCCGGGGCGGATCCTGCCCGACTCCGCGATCGTCGTCGCGGCCACCGTGATGCCCACCGACCGTCGCGCCCTGCTCTCCACGCCGGGCTTCCACGGTCGAGGCGCCGGCCGCTACGCCTCGACGTGGGTCGACGCGCTCCAGCGGGTGCGCGAGATGCCCGAGGACGAGCTGCCCACCCGCGCCCCTCGTGGCGACGGCCCCCCGCACCCGCGCACGTGGGCCGATCGCGAGCCGGTCGCCGACCGCCGCTTCAAGTCCGCGCGCGAGTCGATGCTCAACCTCGCCGAGGAGCACCAGCTGCCGGTCGAGAACCTGCTCACGCCCGACTTCCTGCGCCGCCTGATGTGGGCGCCGCCGGCCACCCGCGAGCCGGCCGAGCTGGCGCAGGCCGTACGCGAGCAGCTGGCCTCCTACGGCGCCCGGCCCTGGCAGGCCGAGCTGGTCACCGGCGCGCTGGTCGGCGCGATCCTCGGGGCCGAGCGCGAGTAG
- a CDS encoding extracellular solute-binding protein produces MSRLSFRRAALAASAFALTLTTAACTGAAEPDPGPTPSPSGTGQPSEKPRKVTFGAYGSEEEVAAFQSVVDSFNASSTTRQVTLQSWPDHESALADVLAGNAPDAFLTSRIDLDQLVEAEALRPVSLLLDERGVDFGDRFSRDAVDAFAMDDELQCMAYSVSPMVVYYNTDLVDFDKMERREYDVPTANDEGVRERWTLAEFGAAATFAARRGDRRGVWIDPTLQGLAPFIYSGGGQVFDDDEAPTSLAFSDDSTREALNETLAILRNAALTPTNAQLARATPVQLFKRGELAMVAGFRNLVPELREVEDLDFDVLPMPVIEDRATVGDISGLCLSADSEVTGDAADFIAYAVSDAAIATVASTGYIVPANTSVAASDDFLAPDLEPANAAAFNSSIRYMVVPPFIDQREELVDAVTPLLDRLVTAPGVLDLEQTTEQIDQASRTILSPEEETESPTEEPSESPSE; encoded by the coding sequence GTGTCTCGCCTCTCCTTCCGCCGTGCCGCCCTGGCCGCCTCGGCCTTCGCGCTCACGCTGACGACGGCCGCCTGCACCGGCGCCGCGGAGCCCGACCCGGGCCCCACGCCGTCGCCGAGCGGGACGGGCCAGCCGTCCGAGAAGCCGCGCAAGGTGACCTTCGGCGCCTACGGCAGTGAGGAGGAGGTCGCCGCCTTCCAGAGCGTCGTCGACTCCTTCAACGCCTCCTCGACCACCCGCCAGGTCACCCTCCAGTCGTGGCCGGACCACGAGTCCGCGCTCGCCGACGTCCTGGCCGGCAACGCCCCCGACGCCTTCCTCACCTCGCGGATCGACCTCGACCAGCTGGTCGAGGCAGAGGCCCTCCGGCCGGTCAGCCTCCTGCTCGACGAGCGGGGCGTGGACTTCGGCGACCGCTTCTCCCGCGACGCCGTCGACGCCTTCGCGATGGACGACGAGCTCCAGTGCATGGCCTACTCGGTGTCGCCGATGGTCGTCTACTACAACACCGACCTCGTCGACTTCGACAAGATGGAGCGCCGCGAGTACGACGTGCCCACCGCCAACGACGAGGGCGTGCGCGAGCGCTGGACCCTCGCCGAGTTCGGTGCCGCCGCGACCTTCGCAGCGCGTCGCGGCGACCGGCGCGGGGTGTGGATCGACCCGACGCTGCAGGGCCTGGCGCCGTTCATCTACTCCGGCGGCGGGCAGGTCTTCGACGACGACGAGGCACCGACGTCCCTCGCCTTCAGCGACGACTCGACCCGCGAGGCGCTCAACGAGACCCTCGCCATCCTGCGCAACGCTGCGCTGACGCCGACCAACGCCCAGCTCGCGAGAGCGACGCCGGTGCAGCTCTTCAAGCGGGGCGAGCTCGCCATGGTGGCCGGCTTCCGCAACCTCGTGCCGGAGCTGCGCGAGGTCGAGGACCTCGACTTCGACGTCCTGCCGATGCCCGTCATCGAGGACCGCGCCACGGTCGGCGACATCAGCGGACTCTGCCTGTCAGCGGACTCCGAGGTGACCGGCGACGCCGCGGACTTCATTGCGTACGCCGTGTCCGACGCCGCGATCGCGACCGTCGCCTCGACGGGCTACATCGTGCCGGCGAACACCTCGGTCGCCGCCTCCGACGACTTCCTCGCGCCCGACCTCGAGCCCGCCAACGCAGCCGCCTTCAACTCGAGCATCCGCTACATGGTGGTGCCGCCCTTCATCGATCAGCGCGAGGAGCTGGTGGACGCGGTGACGCCGCTGCTGGACCGGCTGGTCACCGCGCCCGGTGTGCTCGACCTCGAGCAGACCACCGAGCAGATCGACCAGGCCTCCCGGACGATCCTCTCGCCCGAGGAGGAGACCGAGTCGCCGACCGAGGAGCCGAGCGAGTCGCCCTCGGAGTAG
- a CDS encoding DUF3000 domain-containing protein → MVARHETHPGSAAAAGPAEFRAAVESMRRATLRPEVLCEEMPAPQRIAPWSSALSGDVTVDDEDLGTGRLILLHDPAGNDAWDGTFRCVAYARADIDPELGADPMLAAVGWSWLVEALEAHGAGFHAASGTVTRVTTESFGQMADESGTAQVEIRASWTPDVDDDGALDMTAHVEAWGELMCTAVGLPPVPEGVTAIPSRRGQRGT, encoded by the coding sequence ATGGTGGCCCGTCACGAGACCCACCCCGGCAGTGCTGCCGCGGCTGGGCCCGCGGAGTTCCGCGCGGCTGTGGAGTCGATGCGTCGGGCGACCCTGCGCCCTGAGGTGCTCTGCGAGGAGATGCCCGCGCCGCAGCGCATCGCACCCTGGTCGTCCGCGCTGAGCGGCGACGTCACGGTCGACGACGAGGACCTCGGCACCGGCCGCCTGATCCTGCTCCACGACCCGGCCGGCAACGACGCCTGGGACGGCACGTTCCGCTGCGTGGCCTACGCCCGCGCCGACATCGACCCCGAGCTCGGCGCCGACCCGATGCTGGCGGCGGTCGGCTGGTCCTGGCTCGTCGAGGCGCTGGAGGCGCACGGCGCCGGCTTCCATGCGGCGTCCGGCACGGTCACCCGGGTGACCACCGAGAGCTTCGGGCAGATGGCCGACGAGTCCGGCACCGCCCAGGTCGAGATCCGCGCGTCGTGGACCCCCGACGTCGACGACGACGGCGCGCTCGACATGACCGCCCACGTCGAGGCGTGGGGCGAGCTGATGTGCACCGCCGTCGGCCTCCCACCGGTGCCCGAGGGCGTCACCGCCATCCCGAGCCGGCGTGGACAGCGCGGCACCTGA
- a CDS encoding type II toxin-antitoxin system PemK/MazF family toxin encodes MTIGKRIRAFLSGGPAGASDTTPDPTPDATSAPTYAPERDGEPDPGEVVWAWVPYEDDPSQGKDRPVLVLEVAGDGWTGLMLSSQDHDRDAEDEARFGRHWMDVGTGGWDSQGRPSEVRLDRLIHLERDGVRREGAALDETIFTAVVEARRGLSG; translated from the coding sequence ATGACGATCGGCAAGCGCATCCGCGCGTTCCTCTCCGGCGGCCCGGCGGGTGCGTCCGACACCACCCCCGACCCCACGCCCGACGCCACAAGCGCCCCGACGTACGCCCCCGAGCGCGACGGCGAGCCCGACCCCGGCGAGGTCGTCTGGGCGTGGGTCCCCTACGAGGACGACCCGAGCCAGGGCAAGGATCGCCCGGTGCTGGTGCTCGAGGTGGCCGGTGACGGGTGGACCGGGCTGATGCTGAGCAGCCAGGACCACGACCGCGACGCCGAGGACGAGGCGCGGTTCGGTCGCCACTGGATGGACGTCGGCACCGGCGGCTGGGACTCGCAGGGGCGACCCAGCGAGGTGCGGCTCGACCGGCTCATCCACCTCGAGCGGGACGGCGTACGACGCGAGGGTGCCGCGCTCGACGAGACGATCTTCACTGCCGTCGTGGAGGCTCGCCGTGGCTTGTCCGGCTAG
- a CDS encoding DUF4349 domain-containing protein, with amino-acid sequence MTTSTASRAAGLLIALTTTAALAACSTSDGGSDASSGESVPAAADSGSGSGAGAGSDADSGADRSTSDPAGSGDGPTTPQMERSVVSTGTISLAGEDVRATRREVQRVVDAQGGEITDETSEADSEGDPAYVRLVVRVPSAEFGETMSALEQVGVLRTSDRGSEDVTTEVIDTGVRVRAQEASLRRVELLLADARDLKDIIWIESQLTSRQAELDSLRSQQSWLADQTSLSTITVDISRHQVVEDEPEDEEKPAGFLAGLDGGTRALGAVVTILTTVMGALLPFAAVALLLGLPVWLFVRRRRAPAAHPPAA; translated from the coding sequence ATGACGACCTCCACAGCCTCCCGTGCCGCGGGACTCCTCATCGCGCTCACCACGACGGCCGCGCTGGCCGCCTGCTCCACCTCCGACGGCGGCTCCGACGCCAGCTCCGGCGAGTCGGTGCCGGCCGCCGCGGACTCGGGCTCGGGCTCGGGAGCCGGCGCCGGGTCCGACGCGGACAGCGGTGCCGACCGGTCGACGTCCGACCCGGCCGGATCGGGCGACGGCCCGACGACGCCGCAGATGGAGCGCTCAGTGGTCTCCACCGGCACGATCTCCCTCGCGGGCGAGGACGTGCGCGCTACCCGGCGCGAGGTCCAGCGGGTCGTGGACGCGCAGGGCGGCGAGATCACCGACGAGACGTCCGAGGCCGACTCCGAGGGAGATCCAGCCTACGTCCGGCTCGTCGTACGGGTCCCCAGCGCGGAGTTCGGCGAGACCATGTCGGCGCTCGAGCAGGTCGGGGTGCTGCGGACGTCCGACCGCGGCTCCGAGGACGTGACCACCGAGGTCATCGACACCGGGGTCCGCGTACGTGCGCAGGAGGCGAGCCTCCGGCGGGTCGAGCTGCTGCTCGCCGACGCGCGCGACCTCAAGGACATCATCTGGATCGAGTCGCAGCTGACCAGCCGACAGGCCGAGCTCGACTCCCTGCGGTCCCAGCAGTCGTGGCTGGCGGACCAGACCTCGCTGTCCACCATCACGGTCGACATCTCACGGCACCAGGTGGTCGAGGACGAGCCGGAGGACGAGGAGAAGCCCGCGGGCTTCCTCGCCGGGCTCGACGGCGGGACCAGGGCGCTCGGGGCGGTCGTCACGATCCTCACCACGGTGATGGGTGCGTTGCTGCCCTTCGCCGCGGTGGCCCTGCTGCTCGGGCTGCCGGTGTGGCTGTTCGTACGCCGCCGTCGGGCTCCGGCCGCCCACCCGCCCGCCGCGTAG